A genomic stretch from Shewanella sediminis HAW-EB3 includes:
- a CDS encoding LysR family transcriptional regulator — MTNEINWKSTDLNLLVTFSYLYRYRSVSIAADKSHVSQSAMSHSLARLRILFDDQLFERKGHHMEPSEYAHHIAPIVGQLLDDISHRLLAKEQFTPLSYSGECRIGLTDYAEFIFAPSLYDAIQASAPKSQVSFINVNRHNYVNIADQDKLDVVIGSMPQPHSDFDSKFLYTEKHVCLCDSQLFSNNQTLTVAEFAAVEQALVSPDGTLVTQVDKRLADLGLTRKVSVASRNFLTIRSLLKKRKLIAIVPELMAKAQGFDDQLTALTPPVDIADFEISLLWKSKLTNNDKNSWLRSVVQNVLSNAKSQS; from the coding sequence ATGACGAACGAGATAAACTGGAAGAGTACCGATCTGAATTTACTAGTCACCTTTTCCTATCTGTACCGTTATCGCAGTGTGAGCATCGCCGCAGATAAGAGTCATGTCAGTCAATCCGCAATGAGCCATAGTCTCGCCCGTTTACGCATATTATTTGATGACCAACTATTCGAGCGTAAGGGACATCACATGGAGCCCAGTGAGTACGCCCACCATATTGCCCCGATAGTGGGGCAGTTGTTAGATGACATATCACATCGATTATTGGCCAAAGAGCAATTTACACCGCTAAGCTACTCGGGAGAATGCCGTATTGGTTTAACCGATTATGCCGAGTTTATTTTTGCGCCTTCACTATATGACGCCATACAGGCAAGCGCGCCAAAATCTCAAGTGAGCTTTATCAATGTCAACCGGCATAACTATGTCAATATTGCAGATCAAGATAAATTAGATGTGGTGATTGGAAGTATGCCTCAGCCGCATTCAGACTTTGACAGTAAATTTTTGTATACCGAAAAGCATGTTTGCTTATGTGACAGTCAACTGTTTTCCAATAACCAAACTCTCACAGTTGCAGAATTTGCCGCCGTTGAACAAGCATTAGTCAGCCCAGATGGAACCTTAGTGACGCAAGTGGATAAGAGGCTGGCGGATTTAGGGCTAACAAGAAAAGTGTCTGTCGCGTCACGCAACTTTCTGACGATTCGAAGCCTACTGAAAAAAAGAAAATTAATCGCAATAGTGCCGGAATTGATGGCAAAAGCACAGGGCTTCGATGACCAGCTCACGGCGCTGACTCCCCCCGTAGACATAGCCGATTTTGAAATTTCCTTGCTGTGGAAAAGCAAGCTAACCAACAATGATAAAAACTCCTGGCTACGTTCTGTGGTGCAAAACGTTTTGTCCAATGCTAAATCTCAATCATAG
- a CDS encoding GNAT family N-acetyltransferase, whose protein sequence is MILIRKAVEGDAQAIYDLRSRAILEECAGFYSAEQLSLWTKGGVSESLMTDIVNSFYVSEIDGQVIGSGKLTIETGMLDAIFVEPEFFGRGAARLMVSFLENLALESGLSSIKLESTLNAAPFYRRCGFVGDEISTYHSPRGISLDCVPMLKSLEKREQGDASQQ, encoded by the coding sequence ATGATTTTAATCAGGAAGGCGGTTGAGGGTGATGCTCAGGCTATTTATGACCTCAGGAGTCGGGCTATCCTCGAAGAGTGCGCAGGATTCTATAGTGCAGAGCAACTATCACTATGGACGAAGGGTGGCGTGTCAGAAAGTTTAATGACCGATATCGTAAACTCATTTTATGTTTCAGAGATCGATGGGCAAGTAATAGGAAGTGGCAAGCTAACGATTGAAACCGGCATGCTAGATGCTATTTTCGTTGAACCTGAGTTTTTCGGTAGAGGGGCTGCCAGGTTAATGGTTTCCTTTCTTGAAAACCTGGCTTTAGAGAGTGGTCTTAGTTCAATAAAACTTGAGTCCACGCTCAATGCTGCTCCATTCTATCGCCGATGCGGATTTGTAGGTGATGAGATCTCCACTTACCACTCACCGAGAGGCATAAGCTTAGATTGTGTTCCAATGCTAAAGTCACTGGAAAAGAGAGAGCAAGGTGATGCAAGTCAGCAATGA
- a CDS encoding alanine/glycine:cation symporter family protein yields MEGITEFVSMINGFVWGTPMLVMILGVGLFLSVGLKLMPILKLGTGFKLLWSGRIPDKDKTMEGEISPFNALMTSLSATIGTGNIAGVATAIFIGGPGALFWMWCTALVGMATKFAEAVLAVKYREVDDNGDHIGGPMYYIKNGLGSKWAWLGTAFALFGSFAGFGIGNTVQSNSVADALSSNFGVPTWATGVVLMMLVGAVLMGGIKRIADVAGKLVPLMTLFYIAAGLAVLAVNAAAIPDAIVMIVHSAFNPVAAQGGFAGAAVWAAIRFGVARGVFSNEAGLGSAPIAHASAQTNNPVAQGLVAMLGTFIDTLIVCSITGLAIIVSGAWTSGENGAALTSLAFSTAIPMGNYIVAVALSVFAFTTILGWSVYSEKCVQYLFGVKAVKPFRVLWILVVPLGAVSSLDFIWLLADTLNAMMAIPNLIALALLSPVVFSLTREYFIKKREDEAQAKIAS; encoded by the coding sequence ATGGAAGGAATTACTGAATTTGTAAGTATGATCAATGGCTTCGTTTGGGGTACCCCCATGCTGGTCATGATCTTGGGTGTGGGTCTGTTCCTCTCGGTTGGCTTGAAGTTGATGCCAATCCTGAAGCTGGGAACCGGCTTTAAACTGCTCTGGTCGGGTAGGATCCCCGATAAAGATAAGACCATGGAGGGGGAGATCAGCCCCTTTAACGCCTTAATGACCTCCCTCTCAGCCACTATCGGTACGGGTAATATCGCGGGTGTGGCTACCGCCATCTTTATCGGTGGACCGGGCGCGCTGTTTTGGATGTGGTGTACGGCGCTGGTCGGCATGGCAACCAAGTTTGCCGAGGCGGTATTAGCGGTGAAGTACCGTGAAGTCGATGATAATGGTGACCATATTGGTGGTCCCATGTATTACATCAAGAACGGCCTCGGTAGTAAGTGGGCCTGGCTGGGCACTGCTTTCGCGCTATTTGGCTCCTTTGCCGGTTTCGGTATCGGTAATACGGTGCAGTCAAACTCGGTTGCCGATGCGCTGAGCAGTAACTTCGGTGTACCGACTTGGGCGACGGGGGTCGTTCTTATGATGCTGGTGGGCGCCGTGCTTATGGGCGGTATCAAGCGTATCGCCGATGTGGCTGGTAAGCTGGTTCCCTTGATGACACTGTTTTATATCGCTGCCGGTCTGGCTGTGTTGGCCGTTAATGCCGCTGCGATTCCCGATGCGATCGTTATGATTGTTCATAGCGCATTTAACCCGGTTGCCGCGCAGGGTGGTTTTGCCGGTGCGGCGGTTTGGGCGGCGATCCGCTTCGGTGTGGCGCGTGGTGTGTTTTCAAACGAAGCGGGCCTGGGTAGTGCGCCAATTGCTCACGCCTCTGCGCAGACCAATAATCCTGTGGCTCAGGGCTTAGTCGCCATGTTGGGCACTTTTATCGATACCTTGATTGTCTGTAGTATTACCGGTCTGGCAATTATTGTATCGGGTGCCTGGACATCCGGTGAGAATGGCGCTGCATTGACTTCGCTTGCCTTCTCGACGGCGATACCGATGGGAAATTACATCGTTGCTGTAGCTCTGTCTGTCTTTGCTTTCACTACTATATTGGGTTGGAGTGTTTACAGCGAAAAGTGTGTGCAGTATCTGTTCGGTGTTAAAGCCGTTAAGCCTTTCAGGGTACTCTGGATATTGGTGGTGCCTCTGGGCGCCGTGAGTTCGCTGGACTTTATCTGGTTACTAGCCGATACCCTGAACGCTATGATGGCCATTCCTAACCTTATCGCTTTGGCATTGCTAAGCCCTGTGGTATTTAGTCTGACCCGCGAGTATTTTATCAAGAAGCGTGAAGATGAAGCCCAGGCTAAAATCGCTTCGTGA
- the arsB gene encoding ACR3 family arsenite efflux transporter, which produces MGLFERYLSVWVGLAIVLGVILGNLMPDVFALVAAVEYAHVNLVIAVLIWVMIYPMMVQIDFAAVKDVRKSPKGLVLTLVVNWLIKPFTMALLGWLFFKVLFVEWVDPQTATEYIAGMILLGVAPCTAMVFVWSQLTKGDPNYTLVQVSVNDLIMVVAFAPICAFLLGVSDIQVPWETLLSSVFLYVVLPLVAGVLTRKKLESDGDPASLARFVSNLKPWSIVGLLATVVLLFGFQAETILNEPQNILLIAIPLLIQTYGIFFIAYYAAKKLKLSHKVAAPACMIATSNFFELAVAVAISLFGLHSGAALATVVGVLVEVPVMLSLVAFVNRNRKQFEDDRDEHQAASE; this is translated from the coding sequence ATGGGACTGTTTGAGCGTTATCTGAGTGTTTGGGTTGGACTAGCTATTGTCCTTGGGGTGATCTTAGGTAACCTGATGCCGGATGTTTTTGCCCTGGTTGCCGCGGTTGAATACGCACACGTAAACTTAGTCATCGCCGTGCTTATCTGGGTGATGATCTACCCTATGATGGTGCAGATAGACTTTGCGGCCGTCAAAGATGTGCGAAAAAGCCCTAAAGGCTTGGTACTGACTCTGGTGGTTAACTGGTTAATTAAACCATTTACCATGGCACTGCTGGGTTGGCTGTTCTTCAAGGTGTTATTTGTCGAGTGGGTCGACCCACAGACGGCGACCGAATATATTGCGGGTATGATCCTACTCGGTGTCGCCCCCTGTACGGCTATGGTGTTTGTTTGGAGCCAGCTTACTAAGGGCGATCCTAATTACACCTTAGTACAGGTATCTGTTAATGACCTTATCATGGTGGTTGCCTTTGCCCCTATCTGTGCCTTCCTGCTTGGGGTCAGCGATATTCAAGTGCCCTGGGAAACCCTGCTCTCGTCGGTATTTCTCTATGTGGTTCTGCCGTTAGTCGCCGGCGTATTGACTCGCAAAAAGCTGGAGTCCGATGGCGACCCCGCGTCCCTCGCCCGATTTGTGAGTAACCTGAAGCCCTGGTCTATCGTGGGTCTGCTGGCGACGGTCGTCCTGCTGTTTGGATTTCAAGCCGAGACCATCCTTAATGAGCCACAGAACATCCTGTTGATTGCTATCCCTCTGCTCATTCAGACCTATGGCATATTCTTTATCGCCTACTATGCGGCCAAGAAACTAAAGCTATCCCATAAGGTAGCGGCCCCGGCCTGTATGATTGCGACCTCTAACTTTTTCGAGCTTGCGGTGGCGGTCGCCATCTCACTGTTTGGACTACACTCAGGTGCAGCACTGGCAACTGTTGTCGGGGTGTTGGTGGAGGTGCCGGTGATGCTGTCACTGGTGGCATTTGTAAATCGAAACAGAAAGCAGTTTGAAGATGACAGGGACGAACATCAGGCTGCCTCAGAATAG
- a CDS encoding tetratricopeptide repeat-containing diguanylate cyclase — protein sequence MFFLLMKKWLTWLGCVLFVFSTNGFASDALTELERAAKAVSPADGIELLNKFDLKNSKLEAEQQAKVYYLYGQLYEKTRQLDQSIASYDKGIELVKYLPITDVLIDSHLERSFALYLQSNDPAAYCVDRKQALVYARLHHNSELLAKTLTQNAFCFNEPKSIHKGIALLDEAMAIVDKNNLNVNRKALIYNATGSLYRQVGLHRRGYDSFEKAYQTWQSINDIEDMFNMQYNMLSEAISLGHWDKASQSVEAQFSLAAMSTGDNDMLFFSHLNAGRVALRTYDYDKAVLHLEKAVSLNHTTQEKYFISSNYLYLGLAYMRSGEAEKAADMARTFKQDDSFAANQKAMLLQADAIIALDEHDPVNALNKLFQVIDIEREINQSVIDNEVISLSLDHNSALAEFENELLGNRLAINELSLASVKDKERINELKLSLFFIIVTVLFCIVLFLLISRRTLKVRAQTDFLTGLANRGHTFKKGQKIIEKTIKKQQPASVIMFDIDDFKSINDRYGHHIGDLAIKSVSKRTRRWLKKHDLVGRIGGEEFLIVLENTSQTEAYDIADRLRHNIEEQFFQFDDVTVELTISLGVAALNEHTTTLIGLMKQADDALYRAKFSGKNKVYLAAECA from the coding sequence ATGTTTTTTTTACTGATGAAAAAGTGGCTGACTTGGTTGGGCTGCGTACTTTTCGTTTTTAGTACAAATGGATTTGCTAGTGATGCGTTAACTGAATTAGAACGTGCAGCCAAAGCGGTTAGCCCGGCTGACGGTATCGAGTTGTTGAATAAATTTGATCTAAAAAACAGCAAACTTGAAGCTGAGCAACAAGCGAAAGTATACTATCTCTATGGTCAGCTTTATGAGAAAACCCGTCAACTCGATCAATCAATCGCCAGTTATGACAAAGGCATTGAATTAGTTAAATACCTGCCGATTACTGATGTGCTTATCGATAGTCATTTAGAGCGTTCATTTGCGTTATATTTGCAATCCAACGACCCCGCGGCATATTGCGTCGATAGAAAACAAGCCCTTGTTTATGCTCGCCTACACCATAATTCCGAATTACTTGCTAAGACCTTAACTCAAAATGCTTTTTGCTTTAACGAACCCAAGTCGATACATAAAGGGATTGCCTTGCTCGATGAAGCGATGGCTATCGTCGATAAAAACAACCTTAATGTAAATCGTAAAGCGCTGATTTATAACGCAACAGGCAGCTTGTATCGCCAAGTAGGACTACATCGACGTGGTTATGACAGTTTTGAAAAAGCTTATCAAACATGGCAAAGCATTAATGACATTGAAGACATGTTTAATATGCAATACAACATGTTGAGTGAAGCCATTAGTCTAGGGCATTGGGATAAAGCAAGTCAAAGTGTTGAAGCACAGTTTTCTTTGGCAGCCATGTCTACAGGCGATAATGATATGTTGTTTTTTTCTCACTTAAATGCTGGACGTGTAGCATTGCGAACGTATGATTATGATAAGGCTGTTTTACATTTAGAAAAGGCTGTTTCACTTAATCATACAACTCAAGAAAAGTATTTTATTAGCAGTAACTACCTCTATTTAGGCCTAGCTTATATGCGAAGCGGTGAGGCTGAAAAAGCCGCTGATATGGCACGAACCTTTAAACAAGACGATAGCTTTGCTGCAAACCAAAAAGCGATGTTGCTCCAAGCTGATGCCATCATTGCACTTGATGAGCATGACCCAGTTAATGCACTGAATAAGCTATTTCAAGTGATAGATATAGAGAGAGAGATTAATCAAAGTGTGATTGATAATGAGGTGATCAGTTTATCGCTCGATCATAATTCTGCATTGGCTGAGTTTGAAAATGAATTGCTGGGTAATCGTTTAGCCATTAATGAGTTGAGTTTGGCTTCTGTAAAAGATAAAGAGCGGATTAATGAGCTTAAACTAAGTTTGTTTTTTATTATCGTCACCGTGCTATTTTGCATTGTTTTATTTTTATTAATCTCACGTAGAACGCTTAAAGTGCGTGCGCAAACCGACTTTTTAACGGGGCTTGCTAACAGGGGACATACCTTCAAAAAAGGCCAAAAAATCATTGAAAAAACAATTAAGAAGCAACAACCAGCATCAGTGATTATGTTTGATATTGATGACTTTAAATCGATTAATGATCGTTATGGGCATCATATCGGTGATTTAGCGATAAAATCCGTCTCAAAACGAACCAGGAGATGGCTTAAGAAGCATGATTTAGTGGGCAGGATCGGCGGTGAAGAGTTTTTAATTGTGCTTGAAAACACCTCACAAACTGAGGCTTATGATATTGCTGACCGACTTAGACATAACATCGAGGAACAATTTTTTCAATTTGATGATGTAACTGTTGAGTTAACCATTAGTTTAGGTGTCGCAGCATTAAATGAACATACAACAACCTTAATAGGGCTGATGAAACAAGCGGATGATGCGTTGTATCGAGCTAAATTCTCAGGTAAGAATAAGGTTTACTTAGCGGCTGAATGTGCTTAA
- a CDS encoding ABC transporter permease, with product MFLANSLLNSLRRIKAITTKEIRQLMRDRITFGMVVMIPLIQLLLFGYAINTDVRNVPVAIVDQSNSALGRWIVEAIKVTQVVSIESHYTTAREAEDAITRGEIRAALILPPNLTEKLANKETLGQWLVDGSDTMIAGAIKQLRHMPLDQITGIKTEVPPTFEVALFYNPEQRSAVNIVPGLIAVILTMTMILFTSAAIVRERERGNLELLITTPIKPLELMLGKIFPYIIVGLIQMTIILGLGNIIFDVPLNGDIAQLLMGTLLFIAASLTLGLIISTIAKSQLQAMQMTIFIILPTILLSGFMFPFEAMPKPAQWIAEILPATHFMRIIRAVVLRGGEISDMRFDALWLVGFTVIGIIIASMRFNKRLD from the coding sequence ATGTTTTTAGCTAACAGCCTGCTTAACAGTTTGCGAAGAATAAAGGCCATTACGACCAAAGAGATTAGACAACTGATGAGAGACAGGATCACCTTCGGTATGGTGGTGATGATCCCTCTCATTCAACTGCTTCTCTTTGGCTATGCGATCAACACAGATGTCAGAAATGTGCCTGTCGCGATCGTCGATCAGAGTAACTCGGCGCTCGGACGTTGGATAGTCGAGGCCATTAAGGTCACACAGGTTGTCTCCATAGAGAGCCATTATACAACCGCCAGAGAAGCGGAAGATGCCATTACCCGCGGAGAGATACGTGCCGCCCTCATTCTTCCACCAAACCTGACCGAGAAGTTAGCCAATAAGGAGACCTTAGGCCAATGGCTGGTCGATGGCTCAGATACCATGATCGCCGGTGCGATTAAACAGCTGCGCCATATGCCACTGGATCAGATAACGGGCATAAAAACAGAGGTCCCGCCGACATTCGAGGTCGCCCTCTTCTACAATCCCGAGCAACGCTCTGCCGTCAATATTGTACCGGGATTGATCGCGGTGATCTTGACCATGACCATGATTCTGTTCACCTCGGCGGCCATCGTCAGAGAGCGAGAGAGAGGAAACCTGGAGCTATTGATCACTACCCCTATCAAGCCATTAGAGCTAATGCTGGGCAAGATATTTCCCTATATCATTGTCGGCCTTATTCAGATGACGATCATTCTGGGACTGGGTAATATCATCTTCGATGTCCCCCTCAATGGCGATATCGCTCAACTGCTTATGGGCACCCTGCTGTTTATCGCCGCAAGCCTCACCTTAGGCCTTATCATCTCGACCATAGCCAAGTCACAACTTCAGGCGATGCAGATGACCATCTTCATCATACTGCCAACCATACTCCTATCGGGCTTTATGTTCCCCTTCGAGGCCATGCCCAAACCGGCTCAATGGATCGCCGAAATACTGCCCGCGACCCACTTTATGCGGATCATCCGCGCCGTAGTGCTTAGAGGAGGCGAGATAAGTGATATGCGCTTCGATGCGCTCTGGCTTGTCGGTTTCACGGTTATAGGCATCATCATCGCCTCGATGAGGTTCAATAAACGCCTCGATTAA
- a CDS encoding ArsJ-associated glyceraldehyde-3-phosphate dehydrogenase yields MSIKIGINGFGRMGRLALRAAWDWDDVEFVQINDPAGDAATLAHLLTFDSIHGRWHHEATGEGSEIRIGDTRIATTQDSNIGDTDWSGCDLVIEASGVMKTKALLQAYIDQGVKRVVVTAPVKEEGVLNVVMGVNHHLYDKSLHPIVTAASCTTNCLAPVVKVIHETIGIKHGSMTTIHDITNTQTILDAPHKDLRRARACGLSLIPTTTGSATAITHIFPELKGKLNGHAVRVPLANASITDCVFELEHATTEDEINALLKKAAEGELKDIMGYEERPLVSVDYKTDPRSCIIDAPSTMVVNGTQVKLYVWYDNEWGYANRTAELARMVGLSDKG; encoded by the coding sequence ATGAGTATCAAGATAGGTATCAATGGCTTTGGTCGTATGGGACGTTTAGCGCTTCGTGCCGCCTGGGACTGGGATGATGTTGAGTTTGTGCAGATTAACGACCCCGCGGGTGATGCGGCGACACTGGCACACCTGCTGACATTCGACTCGATCCATGGGCGCTGGCACCATGAGGCTACCGGTGAGGGGAGCGAAATCCGTATCGGTGATACACGCATCGCTACGACTCAAGATTCGAATATTGGCGATACCGATTGGTCTGGCTGCGATCTGGTTATCGAAGCCTCTGGTGTGATGAAAACCAAGGCACTGCTTCAAGCTTATATCGATCAAGGGGTGAAGCGTGTGGTCGTGACGGCTCCGGTCAAGGAGGAGGGAGTGCTGAATGTGGTGATGGGGGTAAACCATCATCTCTATGACAAGTCGCTTCACCCCATAGTGACCGCCGCATCGTGCACCACTAACTGTCTGGCACCGGTTGTAAAAGTCATACATGAAACGATCGGTATCAAGCATGGTTCGATGACCACCATCCATGACATCACCAACACACAGACGATTCTCGATGCCCCCCATAAAGATCTGCGCCGCGCACGGGCTTGTGGCCTGAGCCTTATTCCAACCACCACTGGGTCGGCAACCGCCATTACTCATATCTTCCCCGAGCTGAAGGGTAAGCTTAACGGCCACGCGGTGCGTGTGCCACTGGCGAACGCCTCGATTACCGATTGTGTCTTCGAGCTGGAACATGCCACGACAGAAGACGAAATAAATGCACTGCTTAAGAAGGCCGCCGAGGGGGAGTTGAAAGATATTATGGGTTATGAGGAGCGTCCACTGGTATCGGTGGATTATAAGACCGATCCCAGATCCTGCATTATCGATGCGCCATCGACCATGGTAGTTAACGGCACTCAGGTGAAGCTCTATGTCTGGTATGACAACGAGTGGGGATACGCGAACCGCACGGCGGAACTCGCACGTATGGTCGGGCTTTCAGATAAAGGTTGA
- the chrA gene encoding chromate efflux transporter — translation MLSIFKAFFALGWISFGGPAAHIGYFRITFVEKLKWLDDKEYGQIVALSQFLPGPGSSQVGFALGYKRGGLGGACLAFIGFTLPSVLIMLVLAVLSSQLTTTPMFQSIVHGLKLLAVIVVADATIGMYKNFCRQKLTIGLCIATAVSLLVFPGIATQMLVLAIAAIIGAKMLANQQANIDQSFRPSVAPLVLFVLLLIGLPFVAQQLPMLALFSDFYQAGSLVFGGGHVVLPLLQNIVGDQISQDTFLTGYAVAQAVPGPMFTFATFIGYELLPDAPLFGSLIATLGVFLPGFLLLLGVLRNWQQLASNKLVSGAINGVNAAVVGLLVAALYQPVFSSAVVDGLDFALILVGFFLLKQLKLPIVAMVVFYIITGVILL, via the coding sequence ATGTTGTCAATTTTTAAGGCCTTTTTCGCGTTAGGCTGGATCAGCTTTGGCGGACCTGCGGCTCACATTGGTTACTTTAGAATTACTTTTGTCGAGAAGCTGAAATGGTTAGACGATAAAGAGTACGGCCAAATCGTCGCACTGAGTCAGTTTTTGCCTGGCCCAGGTTCGAGCCAAGTCGGTTTTGCCTTGGGCTATAAGCGTGGAGGCCTCGGCGGTGCATGTTTGGCTTTCATTGGTTTTACCTTGCCTTCTGTGTTGATTATGCTGGTCTTGGCTGTCCTTAGTAGTCAGCTCACCACTACGCCAATGTTTCAAAGTATTGTCCACGGCCTTAAGCTACTCGCCGTGATTGTGGTAGCTGATGCCACTATAGGAATGTACAAAAACTTTTGTCGGCAAAAACTGACTATTGGTCTTTGTATAGCCACAGCTGTCTCCTTACTGGTATTTCCCGGCATCGCGACCCAAATGCTGGTGCTGGCTATTGCCGCTATCATTGGTGCCAAGATGTTAGCTAACCAACAAGCTAATATAGACCAGTCATTCAGGCCCTCTGTTGCGCCTTTAGTTCTGTTTGTTTTGCTATTGATTGGCTTACCCTTTGTCGCTCAACAGTTACCTATGCTTGCCCTATTTAGTGACTTTTACCAAGCCGGGAGTTTGGTATTCGGTGGCGGACATGTTGTGCTGCCATTACTGCAAAATATTGTTGGTGACCAAATAAGCCAAGACACTTTCTTAACTGGCTATGCTGTAGCGCAAGCTGTGCCGGGACCAATGTTTACTTTTGCAACCTTTATTGGCTACGAACTATTGCCCGATGCGCCACTGTTCGGGTCACTGATCGCGACGCTGGGCGTGTTCTTACCTGGTTTTTTACTATTACTTGGCGTGCTAAGAAATTGGCAACAATTGGCGAGTAATAAATTGGTTTCAGGTGCGATTAACGGCGTAAATGCGGCTGTTGTTGGCTTGCTGGTTGCCGCACTTTATCAACCGGTATTTAGCAGTGCGGTGGTTGATGGCCTGGATTTCGCATTGATTTTGGTTGGTTTTTTCTTACTCAAGCAACTAAAGCTCCCGATCGTCGCCATGGTGGTGTTTTACATTATCACTGGAGTGATATTGCTTTAA
- the arsJ gene encoding organoarsenical effux MFS transporter ArsJ, with protein sequence MLASIKALPEQVRQYLIVTGNYWVFTLTDGALRMLVVLHFHQLGYTPLAIAMLFIFYEIFGVVTNLVGGYLGARLGLNRTMNLGLGLQVLALGMLLLPTSMLTIAWVMAAQGLSGIAKDLNKMSAKSSIKLLVTSEQYGKGEQEKLYKWVALLTGSKNALKGAGFFLGGALLSLFGFTAAIGVLAGMLVMVWLFSMVKLKKDLGKAKRKPKFSEIFSKSRSINILSAARLFLFAARDVWFVVALPVYLASQFGWDHYYVGGFLALWVIGYGCVQSIAPSLTGKRRGKIPDGCSALVWVMLLTFIPGLIALALSHDIAPQISLLLGLILFGGVFAINSSLHSYLIVSYASDDGVSLDVGFYYMANAMGRLIGTILSGWVYQVAGLEACLWISSAFLVMTVVISVYLPQRVAALE encoded by the coding sequence ATGTTAGCCAGTATTAAGGCATTGCCGGAGCAGGTCAGACAATACCTTATCGTGACCGGTAACTATTGGGTGTTTACCCTCACCGATGGTGCGCTGCGTATGCTGGTGGTGCTGCACTTTCATCAGCTCGGCTACACGCCACTTGCGATCGCCATGTTGTTTATCTTCTATGAGATCTTCGGTGTGGTCACCAACTTAGTCGGTGGCTATCTGGGGGCGCGGCTCGGGCTTAACCGCACCATGAACTTAGGCCTTGGCTTGCAAGTGCTCGCCCTGGGTATGCTCCTGTTGCCCACCTCTATGCTGACCATAGCTTGGGTCATGGCCGCGCAAGGGCTTTCAGGCATAGCTAAAGACCTCAATAAGATGAGCGCCAAGAGTTCGATCAAATTGCTGGTCACTTCTGAGCAATACGGCAAGGGAGAGCAGGAGAAGCTCTATAAATGGGTGGCACTCCTCACCGGCTCTAAGAATGCCCTCAAAGGGGCGGGCTTCTTCTTAGGTGGCGCACTGCTGTCTCTATTCGGTTTCACCGCAGCCATTGGGGTATTGGCCGGCATGTTAGTCATGGTCTGGCTCTTTAGCATGGTGAAACTTAAGAAAGATCTGGGCAAAGCCAAGCGAAAGCCTAAGTTCAGTGAGATCTTCTCCAAGAGTCGCAGCATCAACATCTTATCTGCCGCAAGACTGTTTCTGTTTGCGGCCAGAGACGTCTGGTTTGTGGTGGCCTTGCCGGTATATTTGGCGAGTCAATTTGGTTGGGATCACTATTACGTGGGCGGCTTCCTGGCGCTCTGGGTGATCGGCTATGGTTGTGTGCAGAGCATTGCCCCGAGTCTGACCGGTAAGCGACGGGGAAAGATCCCCGATGGTTGCTCGGCGTTGGTCTGGGTCATGCTGCTCACCTTCATTCCTGGGTTAATCGCCCTGGCATTGAGTCATGACATCGCGCCTCAGATAAGCTTGCTGCTGGGTTTGATCCTATTCGGCGGTGTGTTTGCGATTAACTCATCCCTGCACAGTTACCTTATCGTCAGCTATGCCAGTGACGATGGCGTGTCGCTCGATGTAGGTTTCTACTACATGGCCAACGCCATGGGTCGTTTGATAGGCACCATACTTTCCGGTTGGGTCTATCAAGTCGCCGGGCTCGAGGCCTGTTTGTGGATCTCATCGGCCTTCCTGGTCATGACTGTGGTGATTAGTGTTTATTTACCCCAAAGGGTGGCGGCCTTGGAATGA